Proteins from a single region of Streptomyces sp. HUAS 15-9:
- a CDS encoding primosomal protein N': MSSENGQGGGGAEGAPPEQLALIRESVRGAKVPRAKPRTWRGAALAKELPVARVLVDKGVLHLDRYFDYAVPEELDAEAQPGVRVRVRFGAGRHRVREGRREGGGLIDGFLVERRAESDYSGPLAALAQVVSPEPVLSAELLGLARAVADRYAGSLADVLQLAVPPRSARAEQRPSPPPLPPPAAPDAGSWSRYEHGPAFVESLASGGAPRAVWNALPGPEWSEELARAVAATLASGRGALVVVPDGRAAARVDAALTALLGEGRHALLTADAGPEKRYAQWLAVRRGSVRAVVGTRAAMFAPVRDLGLVAIWDDGDDSHSEQHAPQPHARDVLLLRAALDGCGFLLGGWSCTVEAAQLVENGWARPLIAGREQVRRTAPLVRTVGDGDLARDEAARAARLPTLAWQTVREGLGHGPVLVQVPRRGYVPRMACAQCRAPARCRHCSGPLEAQDAGALRCGWCGREEGAWHCPECGGFRLRAQVVGARRTAEELGRVFPAVPVRTSGREHVLDTVPGTPALVVSTPGAEPVAEGGYAAALLLDGWAMLGRPDLRAEEDALRRWIGACALVRPQGERGTVVVVAEPTLRPVQALVRWDPVGHAVRELSERAELGFPPVSRMAAVSGTAEAVAEFLQMVELPSDAEVLGPVPMPVTLPGRPRRTGAPPPGEHWERALVRVPPGSGAALASALKSAQAARMVRGSGSGEAVRVRIDPPDIG, from the coding sequence GTGAGCAGCGAGAACGGGCAGGGGGGCGGCGGGGCCGAAGGGGCGCCGCCGGAGCAGCTCGCGCTCATCCGGGAGAGCGTGCGGGGCGCCAAGGTGCCGCGGGCCAAGCCCCGGACCTGGCGGGGGGCCGCGCTCGCCAAGGAGCTGCCCGTCGCACGGGTGCTGGTCGACAAGGGCGTGCTCCACCTCGACCGGTACTTCGACTACGCCGTGCCCGAGGAACTGGACGCCGAGGCCCAGCCCGGAGTGCGCGTGCGCGTGCGGTTCGGGGCCGGTCGGCACCGCGTGCGGGAAGGGCGCCGCGAGGGCGGCGGGCTCATCGACGGGTTCCTCGTGGAGCGGCGGGCCGAGTCCGACTACTCCGGGCCGCTGGCCGCGCTCGCCCAGGTGGTGTCCCCCGAACCCGTGCTGAGCGCGGAGCTCCTCGGCCTGGCCAGGGCCGTCGCCGACCGGTATGCGGGCAGCCTCGCCGATGTGCTGCAACTGGCCGTGCCGCCGCGCAGCGCGCGAGCCGAGCAGCGCCCCTCGCCCCCGCCACTGCCCCCACCGGCGGCGCCCGACGCCGGGTCCTGGTCCCGGTACGAGCACGGGCCGGCCTTCGTCGAGTCGCTGGCCTCGGGGGGTGCGCCCCGTGCCGTGTGGAACGCGCTGCCCGGACCGGAGTGGAGTGAGGAGCTCGCGCGGGCCGTCGCGGCGACGCTCGCCTCGGGACGCGGCGCGCTCGTCGTCGTACCCGACGGACGGGCCGCCGCCCGGGTCGACGCGGCGCTGACCGCGCTGCTCGGCGAGGGACGCCACGCGCTGCTCACCGCCGACGCCGGGCCCGAGAAGCGGTACGCGCAGTGGCTCGCCGTGCGCCGTGGTTCCGTACGGGCCGTCGTCGGCACGCGGGCCGCCATGTTCGCGCCCGTGCGGGACCTCGGACTGGTCGCCATCTGGGACGACGGGGACGACAGTCACAGCGAGCAGCACGCGCCGCAGCCGCACGCCCGGGATGTGCTCCTGCTGCGCGCGGCCCTGGACGGGTGCGGCTTCCTGCTGGGCGGCTGGAGCTGCACCGTGGAGGCCGCGCAGCTCGTGGAGAACGGCTGGGCACGCCCCCTGATCGCGGGCCGGGAGCAGGTGCGGCGGACCGCGCCCCTCGTGCGGACCGTGGGGGACGGCGACCTCGCCCGGGACGAGGCCGCCCGTGCCGCCCGGCTGCCGACGCTCGCCTGGCAGACGGTCCGGGAGGGACTGGGGCACGGGCCGGTCCTCGTACAGGTGCCCCGGCGGGGGTACGTGCCGCGCATGGCCTGTGCCCAGTGCCGGGCGCCCGCGCGGTGCCGGCACTGCTCCGGGCCGTTGGAGGCGCAGGACGCGGGGGCGCTGCGGTGCGGGTGGTGCGGGCGCGAGGAGGGCGCCTGGCACTGTCCGGAGTGCGGCGGCTTCCGGCTGCGGGCCCAGGTCGTGGGGGCGCGGCGGACCGCCGAGGAACTGGGGCGGGTCTTTCCCGCCGTACCGGTGCGCACCTCGGGGCGGGAGCACGTGCTGGACACGGTGCCGGGGACTCCCGCGCTGGTCGTGAGCACACCCGGGGCCGAACCCGTCGCCGAGGGCGGCTATGCGGCGGCCCTGCTGCTGGACGGCTGGGCCATGCTGGGCCGTCCCGACCTGCGGGCCGAGGAGGACGCGCTGCGCCGCTGGATCGGTGCCTGTGCGCTCGTACGGCCGCAGGGGGAGCGGGGCACCGTGGTGGTCGTCGCCGAGCCGACGCTACGACCGGTGCAGGCGCTGGTGCGCTGGGACCCCGTCGGACACGCGGTGCGGGAGCTGTCCGAGCGGGCCGAGCTGGGGTTTCCACCGGTGTCCCGGATGGCCGCGGTGTCGGGCACGGCGGAGGCCGTCGCGGAGTTTCTTCAGATGGTCGAACTGCCGTCGGACGCGGAGGTGTTGGGCCCCGTGCCGATGCCGGTCACCCTCCCAGGGCGACCGCGGCGCACCGGGGCGCCACCGCCCGGGGAGCACTGGGAGCGGGCACTCGTGCGGGTGCCGCCGGGAAGCGGGGCGGCACTGGCGTCCGCGCTGAAGTCGGCGCAGGCCGCACGGATGGTGCGGGGGAGCGGGAGCGGGGAGGCCGTACGGGTACGGATCGATCCGCCGGACATCGGGTGA
- the metK gene encoding methionine adenosyltransferase produces the protein MSRRLFTSESVTEGHPDKIADQISDAILDALLREDPTSRVAVETLITTGLVHVAGEVTTKTYADIATLVRNTILEIGYDSSKKGFDGASCGVSVSIGAQSPDIAQGVDTAYETRVEGDDDELDKQGAGDQGLMFGYASDETPTLMPLPIFLAHRLSKRLSDVRKNGTIPYLRPDGKTQVTIEYDGDKAVRLDTVVVSSQHASDIDLESLLAPDIREFVVEPELKALLDEGIKLDTEGYRLLVNPTGRFEIGGPMGDAGLTGRKIIIDTYGGMARHGGGAFSGKDPSKVDRSAAYAMRWVAKNVVAAGLASRCEVQVAYAIGKAEPVGLFVETFGTHKVEPEKIEKAIDEVFDLRPAAIIRDLDLLRPIYAQTAAYGHFGRELPDFTWERTDRVDALRKAAGL, from the coding sequence GTGTCCCGTCGACTGTTCACCTCGGAGTCCGTGACCGAGGGTCACCCTGACAAGATCGCTGACCAGATCAGCGACGCCATTCTCGACGCGCTTCTGCGCGAGGACCCGACCTCCCGGGTCGCCGTGGAGACACTGATCACCACGGGCCTGGTGCACGTGGCCGGTGAGGTCACGACCAAGACGTACGCGGACATCGCGACGCTGGTCCGCAACACGATCCTGGAGATCGGCTACGACTCCTCAAAGAAGGGCTTCGACGGCGCCTCCTGCGGTGTGTCGGTGTCGATCGGCGCGCAGTCCCCGGACATCGCCCAGGGTGTGGACACGGCGTACGAGACCCGGGTCGAGGGTGACGACGACGAGCTCGACAAGCAGGGTGCGGGCGACCAGGGCCTGATGTTCGGCTACGCGTCCGACGAGACGCCGACGCTGATGCCGCTCCCGATCTTCCTGGCGCACCGGCTGTCCAAGCGTCTGTCGGACGTCCGCAAGAACGGCACGATCCCCTACCTGCGCCCGGACGGCAAGACGCAGGTCACCATCGAGTACGACGGTGACAAGGCCGTCCGCCTCGACACCGTGGTCGTCTCCTCGCAGCACGCGAGCGACATCGACCTGGAGTCGCTGCTCGCCCCCGACATCCGTGAGTTCGTCGTCGAGCCGGAGCTCAAGGCGCTGCTCGACGAGGGCATCAAGCTGGACACCGAGGGCTACCGCCTGCTGGTCAACCCGACCGGCCGCTTCGAGATCGGCGGCCCGATGGGTGACGCTGGCCTGACCGGCCGCAAGATCATCATCGACACGTACGGCGGCATGGCCCGCCACGGCGGCGGCGCCTTCTCCGGCAAGGACCCGTCCAAGGTGGACCGCTCGGCGGCGTACGCGATGCGCTGGGTCGCCAAGAACGTCGTCGCCGCGGGCCTGGCCTCCCGCTGCGAGGTCCAGGTCGCCTACGCGATCGGCAAGGCCGAGCCGGTCGGTCTGTTCGTCGAGACCTTCGGCACCCACAAGGTCGAGCCCGAGAAGATCGAGAAGGCGATCGACGAGGTCTTCGACCTCCGTCCGGCCGCCATCATCCGCGACCTCGACCTGCTCCGCCCGATCTACGCCCAGACCGCGGCCTACGGCCACTTCGGCCGCGAGCTCCCCGACTTCACCTGGGAGCGCACGGACCGCGTGGACGCCCTGCGCAAGGCCGCGGGGCTGTAG
- the coaBC gene encoding bifunctional phosphopantothenoylcysteine decarboxylase/phosphopantothenate--cysteine ligase CoaBC produces MDKPRVVLGVSGGIAAYKACELLRRLTESGHDVRVVPTASALHFVGEATWSALSGNPVSTEVWDGVHEVPHVRIGQHADLVVVAPATADMLAKAAHGLADDLLTNTLLTARCPVVFAPAMHTEMWEHPATRENVATLRRRGAVVIEPAVGRLTGVDTGKGRLPDPTEIFEVCRRVLARGVTEPDLKGRHVVVTAGGTREPLDPVRFLGNRSSGKQGYALARTAAARGARVTLIAANTGLPDPAGVDVVPVGTAVQLREAVLKAAADADAVVMAAAVADFRPANYASGKIKKKDGQDPEPVVLVRNPDILAEISADRARPGQVIVGFAAETDDVLANGRAKLARKGCDLLVVNEVGERKTFGAEENEAVVLGTDGSETPVPHGPKEALADIVWDLVGPRLA; encoded by the coding sequence GTGGACAAGCCAAGGGTCGTTCTGGGGGTCAGCGGCGGCATCGCCGCGTACAAGGCCTGTGAACTGCTGCGGAGGCTGACGGAGTCCGGTCACGACGTCCGCGTGGTCCCGACCGCCTCCGCGCTGCACTTCGTCGGTGAGGCCACCTGGTCCGCCCTGTCCGGCAACCCCGTCTCCACCGAGGTCTGGGACGGCGTCCACGAGGTCCCGCACGTCCGCATCGGCCAGCACGCCGACCTGGTGGTGGTCGCCCCCGCCACGGCCGACATGCTCGCCAAGGCCGCCCACGGCCTCGCCGACGACCTCCTCACCAACACGCTCCTCACCGCCCGCTGTCCGGTCGTCTTCGCCCCGGCCATGCACACCGAGATGTGGGAGCACCCGGCCACCCGGGAGAACGTGGCGACGCTGCGCCGCCGCGGCGCCGTCGTGATCGAGCCGGCGGTCGGCCGCCTCACCGGCGTCGACACCGGCAAGGGCCGGCTGCCCGACCCCACCGAGATATTCGAGGTCTGCCGCCGGGTGCTGGCCCGGGGCGTCACCGAGCCGGATCTGAAGGGCCGGCACGTCGTAGTCACCGCCGGCGGCACCCGTGAGCCCCTCGACCCGGTCCGCTTCCTCGGCAACCGCTCCTCCGGCAAGCAGGGCTACGCCCTTGCCCGTACGGCCGCCGCGCGGGGCGCCCGGGTGACGCTGATCGCGGCGAACACCGGCCTGCCGGACCCGGCCGGCGTGGACGTCGTCCCGGTCGGCACGGCCGTGCAGCTGCGCGAGGCGGTGCTGAAGGCGGCCGCGGACGCCGACGCGGTGGTGATGGCCGCCGCCGTCGCGGACTTCCGGCCCGCGAACTACGCCTCGGGGAAGATCAAGAAGAAGGACGGCCAGGACCCGGAGCCGGTCGTCCTGGTGCGGAATCCGGACATCCTCGCGGAGATCTCAGCCGACCGGGCGCGCCCCGGACAGGTGATCGTCGGTTTCGCCGCCGAGACGGACGACGTCCTCGCCAACGGCCGGGCGAAGCTGGCACGCAAGGGATGCGACCTCCTCGTGGTGAACGAGGTGGGGGAGCGCAAGACCTTCGGTGCCGAGGAGAACGAGGCCGTTGTGCTGGGCACGGACGGCAGTGAGACGCCCGTACCGCACGGCCCGAAGGAGGCCCTGGCCGACATCGTCTGGGACCTGGTGGGGCCCCGTCTGGCCTGA
- the rpoZ gene encoding DNA-directed RNA polymerase subunit omega: MSSSITAPEGIINPPIDELLEATDSKYSLVIYAAKRARQINAYYSQLGEGLLEYVGPLVDTHVHEKPLSIALREINAGLLTSEAVEGPAQ, from the coding sequence GTGTCCTCTTCCATCACCGCGCCCGAGGGCATCATCAACCCGCCGATCGACGAGCTCCTCGAGGCCACCGACTCGAAGTACAGCCTCGTGATCTATGCGGCCAAGCGGGCCCGCCAGATCAACGCGTACTACTCGCAGCTCGGCGAGGGCCTCCTCGAGTACGTCGGTCCGCTGGTCGACACCCACGTCCACGAGAAGCCGCTCTCGATCGCCCTGCGGGAGATCAACGCCGGTCTGCTGACGTCCGAGGCCGTCGAGGGCCCGGCGCAGTAG
- the gmk gene encoding guanylate kinase — translation MSERPRLTVLSGPSGVGKSTVVAHMRKEHPEVWLSVSATTRQPRPGEKHGVHYFFVTDEEMDKLIANSELLEWAEFAGNRYGTPRAAVLEHLEAGVPVLLEIDLQGARQVRDSMPEAQLVFLAPPSWEELVRRLTGRGTEPPEVIERRLEAAKIELAAEPEFDVTLVNTSVEDVARELLALMDVV, via the coding sequence ATGAGTGAACGTCCGCGGCTGACCGTGCTCTCCGGCCCCTCCGGGGTCGGCAAGAGCACGGTCGTCGCCCATATGCGCAAGGAACACCCCGAGGTCTGGCTCTCGGTGTCGGCGACCACCCGTCAGCCCCGCCCCGGCGAGAAGCACGGTGTCCACTACTTCTTCGTCACCGACGAGGAGATGGACAAGCTGATCGCCAACAGCGAGCTGCTGGAGTGGGCCGAATTCGCCGGCAACCGCTACGGCACGCCGCGTGCGGCCGTGCTGGAGCACCTGGAGGCCGGTGTGCCGGTCCTCCTGGAGATCGACCTCCAGGGCGCCCGGCAGGTCCGTGACTCCATGCCGGAGGCCCAGCTGGTGTTCCTGGCTCCTCCCTCCTGGGAGGAGCTCGTGCGCAGGCTCACGGGCCGGGGCACCGAGCCGCCCGAGGTGATCGAGCGCCGCCTGGAGGCGGCCAAGATCGAGCTGGCGGCCGAGCCGGAGTTCGACGTGACCTTGGTCAACACCTCCGTCGAGGACGTGGCGCGCGAGCTGCTAGCCTTGATGGACGTTGTGTGA
- a CDS encoding integration host factor gives MALPPLTPEQRAAALEKAAAARRERAEVKNRLKHSGASLHEVIKQGQENDVIGKMKVSALLESLPGVGKVRAKQIMERLGISESRRVRGLGSNQIASLEREFGSTGS, from the coding sequence GTGGCTCTTCCGCCCCTTACCCCTGAACAGCGCGCAGCCGCGCTCGAAAAGGCCGCCGCGGCTCGCCGGGAGCGGGCCGAGGTCAAGAATCGACTCAAGCACTCCGGCGCCTCTCTTCACGAGGTCATCAAGCAGGGCCAGGAGAACGACGTCATCGGCAAGATGAAGGTCTCCGCCCTGCTCGAGTCCCTGCCGGGCGTGGGCAAGGTCCGCGCCAAGCAGATCATGGAGCGACTCGGTATCTCCGAGAGCCGCCGCGTGCGTGGCCTCGGGTCCAACCAGATCGCCTCCCTGGAGCGCGAGTTCGGCAGCACCGGTTCCTGA
- the pyrF gene encoding orotidine-5'-phosphate decarboxylase, which translates to MTALEPFGARLRHAMDERGPLCVGIDPHASLLTQWGLNDDIAGLERFSRTVVEAMADRVAVLKPQSAFFERFGSRGLAVLEKTVEEARAAGALIVMDAKRGDIGSTMAAYAEAFLHKDAPLFSDALTVSPYLGYGSLSPAIALARESGAGLFVLALTSNPEGGEVQHAVRAGGRNIGATMLAHLAAENAGEEPLGSFGAVVGATLGDLSSYDLDINGPLLAPGIGAQGATPADLPGVFGAAVRNVVPNVSRGVLRHGPEVGALRSAAERFAEEIRAAVTAV; encoded by the coding sequence ATGACCGCCCTGGAACCCTTCGGCGCACGCCTGCGCCACGCCATGGACGAGCGCGGCCCGCTGTGCGTCGGCATCGACCCGCACGCGTCGCTGCTCACCCAGTGGGGACTGAACGACGACATCGCCGGCCTGGAGCGGTTCAGCCGTACGGTCGTCGAGGCGATGGCCGACCGGGTCGCCGTCCTCAAGCCGCAGAGCGCGTTCTTCGAGCGCTTCGGCTCGCGGGGCCTGGCCGTCCTGGAGAAGACTGTCGAGGAGGCACGCGCGGCCGGTGCGCTGATCGTCATGGACGCCAAGCGCGGCGACATCGGCTCGACCATGGCCGCCTACGCCGAGGCCTTCCTGCACAAGGACGCCCCGCTGTTCTCCGACGCCCTGACCGTCTCGCCGTACCTCGGCTACGGCTCGCTGAGCCCGGCGATCGCGCTGGCGCGGGAGAGCGGCGCGGGTCTGTTCGTGCTGGCGCTGACCTCCAACCCGGAGGGCGGCGAGGTGCAGCACGCGGTCCGGGCCGGCGGGCGGAACATCGGGGCGACGATGCTGGCCCACCTGGCGGCCGAGAACGCGGGGGAGGAGCCCCTGGGCTCCTTCGGGGCGGTCGTGGGCGCCACGCTCGGCGACCTGTCGTCGTACGACCTCGACATCAACGGTCCGCTCCTCGCCCCCGGCATCGGCGCCCAGGGGGCGACCCCGGCCGATCTTCCCGGGGTCTTCGGGGCGGCGGTGCGCAATGTCGTGCCGAACGTCAGCCGGGGTGTTCTGCGTCACGGTCCCGAGGTCGGAGCGCTGCGCTCGGCCGCGGAGCGCTTCGCGGAGGAGATCAGGGCGGCCGTGACGGCCGTCTGA
- a CDS encoding quinone-dependent dihydroorotate dehydrogenase yields MYKFYFRLVFKRMDPEQAHHLAFRWIRLAVRVPVLRTFLAAALAPRYKELRTEALGLRMHGPFGLAAGFDKNAVAIDGMAMLGFDHVEIGTVTGERQPGNPGKRLFRLVADRALINRMGFNNDGSLAVAARLATREPVFKTVVGVNIGKTKVVPEAEAVGDYVKSAERLAPYADYLVVNVSSPNTPGLRNLQATEALRPLLTAVREAADRTVSHRRVPLLVKIAPDLADEDVDAVADLAVELGLDGIIATNTTIAREGLGLKSDPSLVKETGGLSGAPLKARSLEVLRRLYARVGDRITLVGVGGIENAEDAWQRILAGATLVQGYSAFIYEGPFWGRAIHKGLAARLRTSPYATLADAVGADVRKAGKTV; encoded by the coding sequence ATGTACAAGTTCTACTTCCGTCTGGTTTTCAAACGGATGGACCCCGAGCAGGCGCACCACCTGGCCTTCCGCTGGATCCGCCTCGCCGTCCGCGTCCCGGTGCTGCGCACCTTCCTCGCGGCCGCCCTCGCGCCCCGCTACAAGGAGCTGCGGACGGAGGCGCTCGGACTGCGGATGCACGGCCCCTTCGGCCTCGCCGCCGGCTTCGACAAGAACGCCGTCGCGATCGACGGGATGGCGATGCTGGGCTTCGACCACGTCGAGATCGGTACGGTGACGGGCGAGCGGCAGCCCGGAAACCCCGGGAAGCGGCTGTTCCGCCTCGTTGCGGACCGTGCGTTGATCAACCGTATGGGCTTCAACAACGACGGCTCCCTCGCCGTCGCCGCCCGCCTCGCGACCCGTGAGCCGGTCTTCAAGACCGTCGTCGGTGTGAACATCGGCAAGACCAAGGTCGTCCCGGAGGCGGAGGCCGTGGGCGACTACGTGAAGTCGGCCGAGCGGCTCGCGCCGTACGCCGACTACCTGGTGGTCAACGTCTCCTCGCCGAACACGCCCGGGCTGCGCAACCTCCAGGCGACCGAGGCGCTGCGCCCGCTGCTGACCGCCGTGCGCGAGGCCGCCGACCGCACGGTGTCCCACCGCCGGGTCCCGCTGCTGGTGAAGATCGCGCCGGACCTCGCGGACGAGGACGTCGACGCCGTGGCCGACCTGGCCGTCGAGCTCGGCCTGGACGGGATCATCGCCACGAACACCACCATCGCGCGCGAGGGGCTCGGCCTGAAGTCGGACCCCTCCCTCGTCAAGGAGACCGGCGGGCTGTCCGGCGCCCCGCTCAAGGCGCGCTCCCTGGAGGTACTGCGCCGGCTGTACGCGCGCGTGGGAGACCGGATCACCCTGGTGGGCGTGGGCGGCATCGAGAACGCCGAGGACGCCTGGCAGCGGATCCTGGCGGGCGCCACGCTGGTCCAGGGCTACAGCGCCTTCATCTACGAGGGGCCCTTCTGGGGCCGCGCCATCCACAAGGGGCTCGCCGCCCGGCTCCGTACGAGCCCGTACGCGACCCTCGCCGACGCGGTCGGCGCCGATGTCAGGAAGGCAGGAAAGACGGTATGA